Part of the Terriglobia bacterium genome, GCACACAGAGTTGCCGGCCGGAATTTACAGCGGCAGAGAGATCAGCGGCTGGCCGTGGGTTGTCCGACGGATTGTCCCTGCTGCATGAGGTTGGTTTTGAGCTTCAGCTTCTGGCGGGGCTGCAGGGTCACTTGCGTTTCAAACGTCTGGTAGCCCGCAAGTGAGACTTTGATTTCGTGTTTTCCCGGCGTCAGCAGCATTCCCTGGCCGGGCCCGTCGAACTGGTCGACGTGTCCTACAAACTGCTTGTCCACAAACACAGCCGCGCGTTTCGGATGTCCGGAGATTTTCACCACCGCCGTCTGGGTCCCGTACTGGGCAGAGAGATCTTTCTGCATGGCAACCGCCACGATCTGTTTTTGGCCCGGCTCCAGGTTCACTTCCTGGGTAAAGTTCTGGTAACCATCCTGGCGGACCTCGACCTGATGTTTCCCCGGCAGCAGCAGGATTTTCTTGGATCCCTTCAGCTCCTTCATGTAGCCGACGTATTGGCCGTCAATCCACACGCCGGAGCTTTTGGCCGGCTTGTTGGCCGCTTCCAGTTCGATTTGTCCTAAAATCTCGTTCTTTGCCTGAAGTCGCCCGCCCATAAGCATCGGGGCAAGGACCACGAGACAGGGAACCAATACCTTGACCAGCTTTATTGAAAGCTTCACAGTCCTCCTCCTTTGGGTCAAAGGACCCGTCTGGCTGATCAGAGTGCAAGAGACGCGCCAACCTTATCTGTCCGTTTAACTCATTGAAAAGGCGCATGATTTCTGGATTTGGTGGATGTTCTTCGAGGTAAGTTTTACTGCCCCGCAGGTGAAATTTCCCATAGGGGCTATGCAGGGCAGGCGAGGGGCGGAGCGGGAGGAA contains:
- a CDS encoding PEGA domain-containing protein, yielding MKLSIKLVKVLVPCLVVLAPMLMGGRLQAKNEILGQIELEAANKPAKSSGVWIDGQYVGYMKELKGSKKILLLPGKHQVEVRQDGYQNFTQEVNLEPGQKQIVAVAMQKDLSAQYGTQTAVVKISGHPKRAAVFVDKQFVGHVDQFDGPGQGMLLTPGKHEIKVSLAGYQTFETQVTLQPRQKLKLKTNLMQQGQSVGQPTASR